A stretch of Cicer arietinum cultivar CDC Frontier isolate Library 1 chromosome 5, Cicar.CDCFrontier_v2.0, whole genome shotgun sequence DNA encodes these proteins:
- the LOC101492657 gene encoding uncharacterized protein: MSSSSTRSTAAGAGDAKKKLGFLAHAMKRKDSFIQFFAMTGILLLSMRSLGQKYKIHGLEEDTHALREEHGSLTDRMKNIKRALLHEASQDSTGILASRLRSIFNEQH, encoded by the coding sequence ATGTCTTCCTCCTCAACTCGATCTACCGCCGCCGGTGCCGGCGATGCGAAGAAGAAGTTAGGGTTTTTGGCGCACGCGATGAAACGAAAGGACAGCTTCATTCAATTTTTCGCTATGACTGGAATTCTTCTCTTAAGCATGAGATCCTTGGGACAAAAGTACAAAATCCATGGACTTGAAGAAGATACACATGCTCTAAGGGAAGAACACGGTTCACTCACCGACCGTATGAAAAACATTAAACGCGCATTGCTTCATGAAGCTTCTCAAGATTCTACTGGAATCTTAGCTTCTCGCCTTCGTAGTATCTTCAATGAACAACATTGA